From the genome of Solidesulfovibrio carbinolicus, one region includes:
- the cas2e gene encoding type I-E CRISPR-associated endoribonuclease Cas2e: MMVIVLENAPPRLRGRLAVWLLEIRAGVYVGNYSVKVREMIWHTVEAGIEDGNAVMAWSARSESGFEFRTLGPNRRISCDFDGLNLVSFLPLASPEGAE; encoded by the coding sequence ATGATGGTCATCGTCCTTGAGAACGCCCCACCTCGTCTGCGCGGCCGCCTGGCAGTATGGCTGCTGGAGATCCGGGCCGGTGTGTATGTGGGCAATTACTCCGTGAAGGTCCGTGAGATGATCTGGCATACCGTCGAGGCCGGGATTGAGGACGGCAACGCGGTGATGGCCTGGAGCGCGCGGAGCGAATCGGGCTTCGAGTTTCGCACCCTGGGGCCGAATCGTCGTATCTCGTGTGATTTTGACGGGTTAAATCTTGTATCGTTCCTGCCCTTGGCATCGCCCGAGGGAGCCGAATAA
- the cas1e gene encoding type I-E CRISPR-associated endonuclease Cas1e codes for MLPRLAQLPLKERASMVFLEKGNLDVLDGAFVVVDATGTRTHIPVGGVACILLEPGMRVSHAAVALAARAGTLLTWVGEAGVRLYASGQPGGARSDKLLYQAALALDPEARTKVVRSMFTLRFGEEAPSRRSVDQLRGIEGTRVREMYKLLAKQYRVPWSGRKYDPREWGSGDLPNRCLSAATACLHGLCEAAILAAGYAPAIGFLHTGKPRSFVYDIADIYKFDTVVPVAFRVAGQSPAEPERVVRLACRDRFRESKLLSRIIPEIEDVLSAGGLPVPQAPSEAVGPAFADEEGLGDDGHRP; via the coding sequence ATGTTGCCGCGCCTTGCCCAGTTGCCGCTCAAGGAACGGGCCTCCATGGTCTTTTTGGAGAAAGGCAACCTGGACGTGCTGGACGGCGCGTTCGTGGTCGTGGACGCCACCGGGACGCGCACGCACATCCCGGTTGGCGGCGTGGCCTGCATTCTGCTGGAACCGGGCATGCGCGTGAGCCATGCGGCCGTGGCCCTGGCCGCCCGTGCGGGCACGCTGCTCACCTGGGTCGGGGAGGCCGGAGTGCGTCTTTACGCCTCCGGCCAGCCCGGCGGGGCGCGTAGCGACAAGCTGCTGTATCAGGCGGCCTTGGCGCTTGATCCCGAGGCCAGGACGAAAGTGGTGCGCAGTATGTTCACATTGCGCTTTGGCGAGGAAGCGCCGTCACGGCGCAGCGTCGATCAGCTGCGCGGCATCGAGGGCACGCGCGTGCGCGAGATGTACAAGCTGCTCGCCAAGCAATACCGCGTGCCGTGGTCGGGCCGGAAGTACGATCCGCGCGAATGGGGCAGCGGCGATCTGCCCAACCGCTGCCTGAGCGCGGCCACGGCCTGCCTGCACGGGCTTTGCGAGGCGGCGATTCTGGCGGCGGGCTATGCGCCGGCCATCGGTTTTTTGCACACCGGCAAGCCGCGAAGTTTCGTTTACGACATCGCCGACATCTATAAGTTCGATACGGTGGTACCAGTGGCGTTTCGGGTGGCCGGTCAATCGCCGGCCGAGCCGGAACGCGTTGTGCGCTTGGCCTGTCGAGACCGGTTTCGAGAGTCGAAGTTGTTGTCGCGCATCATACCGGAGATCGAAGACGTGTTGTCGGCCGGGGGGCTTCCCGTGCCGCAAGCGCCGTCGGAGGCGGTTGGTCCGGCTTTCGCGGACGAGGAGGGGCTTGGGGATGATGGTCATCGTCCTTGA
- a CDS encoding tyrosine-type recombinase/integrase produces MATKYTRAHPAKWPGVYCYESTDRRFEDKPDVCFVIAYKVEAKKRWEKVGWRSEGYTPQVAAEVRADRVKKARHGEEVKTAKEIAHERAMTDRTIAELADAYFEAKGDALKGVVTDRNRYEKHVRPLLGGFRASKLSPLDMARLRKTMEGRAAATVWNVLELVRRIVNFGTKAGLCPALTFTIEMPKKDNEVVEYLEPEQAARLKAVLDEWPSRDAARMLEVAMFSGMRRGEVFKLRIRDLDFRAGLISIRDPKGGKTVSVPMNPITRAALEDQLAWKEEAFPDSSYVFPGKDGGQRVACSAASRIKQAAGIPARFRIFHGLRHHFAVTLANSGEFTLDMIGELLTHKSVAMTRRYGQFLPDAKKRASDKAAELLTNHAGLGKPAAKDKKVVGIGGGK; encoded by the coding sequence ATGGCCACAAAGTACACGCGAGCCCATCCGGCCAAGTGGCCCGGCGTCTACTGTTATGAAAGCACGGATCGCCGCTTCGAGGACAAGCCGGATGTGTGCTTCGTGATCGCCTACAAGGTCGAGGCCAAGAAGCGTTGGGAAAAGGTGGGCTGGCGCTCCGAAGGGTACACGCCCCAGGTGGCGGCCGAGGTCCGGGCGGATCGGGTCAAGAAGGCCCGGCACGGCGAAGAGGTCAAGACCGCCAAGGAGATTGCCCACGAACGGGCCATGACCGACCGCACCATTGCCGAACTGGCCGACGCGTATTTCGAAGCCAAGGGCGATGCCCTCAAAGGCGTCGTGACGGACCGCAACCGCTACGAGAAGCATGTCCGTCCGCTCCTGGGCGGATTTCGGGCCAGCAAGCTTTCGCCCTTGGACATGGCCCGGCTGCGGAAAACCATGGAAGGCCGGGCGGCGGCCACCGTCTGGAACGTCCTGGAACTCGTCCGGCGCATCGTCAATTTCGGGACCAAGGCCGGCCTGTGCCCGGCGCTCACGTTCACCATCGAGATGCCCAAGAAGGACAATGAGGTGGTGGAGTACCTTGAGCCCGAGCAGGCCGCCCGCCTCAAGGCCGTGTTGGACGAATGGCCTTCCCGGGATGCGGCCAGGATGCTCGAAGTCGCCATGTTTTCGGGCATGCGGCGCGGCGAGGTGTTCAAGCTGCGGATTCGCGACCTGGATTTTCGGGCCGGTCTTATCAGCATCAGAGACCCCAAGGGCGGCAAGACGGTGAGCGTCCCCATGAACCCCATCACCCGCGCCGCCCTGGAAGATCAGCTTGCCTGGAAGGAGGAAGCCTTCCCCGACAGCTCCTACGTGTTTCCGGGAAAGGATGGTGGCCAGCGGGTGGCGTGCAGCGCAGCCAGCCGCATCAAACAGGCCGCCGGCATCCCGGCTCGGTTTCGCATCTTCCATGGCCTACGCCACCACTTCGCCGTGACCCTGGCTAATTCCGGGGAATTTACCTTGGACATGATCGGCGAGCTTTTGACCCACAAGTCCGTGGCCATGACTCGGCGCTACGGCCAGTTCCTCCCGGACGCCAAGAAGCGGGCCAGCGACAAGGCGGCCGAGCTTTTGACCAACCACGCCGGGCTGGGCAAGCCGGCGGCCAAGGACAAGAAGGTGGTCGGGATCGGGGGAGGGAAGTAA
- a CDS encoding DUF4160 domain-containing protein: MPTVSVFFGIVITMYWREHGRPHFHAKYGEHGATFDIETLAILTGELPGRARLMVLEWAFEHRAELMENWRLCQEWASPKPIAPLE; the protein is encoded by the coding sequence ATGCCTACCGTGAGCGTGTTTTTTGGGATCGTCATCACGATGTATTGGCGGGAGCATGGCCGTCCACATTTTCACGCCAAATATGGTGAGCACGGAGCCACGTTCGATATCGAGACCTTGGCGATACTGACGGGAGAACTGCCCGGCCGTGCGCGGCTCATGGTTCTCGAATGGGCTTTCGAGCACAGGGCGGAACTCATGGAAAACTGGCGTCTGTGTCAGGAGTGGGCGAGTCCGAAACCCATAGCCCCGTTGGAGTGA
- a CDS encoding DUF2442 domain-containing protein, with protein sequence MIPWEVKAAKPLPGYRLEVTFADGVHGVVDLSDVPHKGVFALWDEPGYFEQVRVDAETGTVCWPSGADVAPDAMYEEVKRQRASAV encoded by the coding sequence ATGATCCCTTGGGAAGTGAAGGCCGCCAAGCCTCTGCCTGGCTACCGCCTGGAAGTGACGTTTGCTGATGGTGTGCATGGCGTCGTAGACCTCTCGGACGTGCCGCACAAGGGGGTGTTCGCCTTGTGGGATGAGCCCGGCTATTTCGAACAAGTGCGCGTCGACGCCGAAACCGGGACGGTGTGCTGGCCAAGCGGCGCGGACGTCGCCCCTGACGCCATGTACGAAGAGGTGAAACGGCAACGTGCATCCGCCGTGTGA
- the cas6e gene encoding type I-E CRISPR-associated protein Cas6/Cse3/CasE gives MFLAKLQLRTKEAIFKNVYDAHQALWELFADRPDRKRDFLFREIDAENYLAVSAREPVDRKGVWRLAVKPYAPKLAEGDRLYVSLRANAVVKRQREDGGQDRFDVVQDARKRFQAAGVEPPPRAVLAQECGGKWLLARQAELGLCFEDLSLVVESYTKRQYWRDGRKVTLGTLDFAGFAQVCDPDKALGALFTGVGPAKGLGCGLMLVRRA, from the coding sequence ATGTTTCTTGCTAAGCTGCAACTGCGCACCAAGGAAGCCATTTTCAAAAACGTCTACGACGCGCATCAGGCCTTGTGGGAGCTTTTCGCCGACAGGCCGGACCGCAAGCGTGATTTCCTGTTCCGGGAGATCGACGCCGAGAACTATCTGGCCGTGTCGGCCCGCGAGCCTGTGGACCGCAAAGGCGTTTGGCGGCTGGCCGTCAAACCGTACGCACCGAAACTGGCCGAGGGCGACAGGCTTTATGTCTCGCTGCGGGCCAATGCCGTGGTCAAACGCCAGCGGGAAGACGGCGGCCAGGACCGTTTCGACGTGGTGCAGGACGCGCGCAAACGCTTTCAGGCCGCTGGCGTCGAACCGCCGCCGCGCGCGGTCCTGGCCCAGGAGTGCGGGGGCAAGTGGCTGCTGGCTCGACAAGCGGAACTCGGGCTTTGCTTCGAGGATTTGAGTCTTGTGGTCGAAAGCTACACCAAACGCCAGTATTGGCGCGACGGCCGCAAAGTGACCCTGGGAACGCTGGATTTTGCCGGATTTGCCCAGGTCTGCGACCCCGACAAGGCGCTTGGTGCGTTGTTCACAGGCGTTGGCCCGGCCAAGGGGCTGGGCTGCGGCTTGATGCTGGTCCGGCGGGCCTGA